In Chiloscyllium plagiosum isolate BGI_BamShark_2017 chromosome 39, ASM401019v2, whole genome shotgun sequence, one genomic interval encodes:
- the LOC122542154 gene encoding ferritin heavy chain, oocyte isoform-like yields MASQVCQNYHKDCEDAVNKQINLELYSSYVYLSMSSYFDRDDVALCHFAEFFKEQFHEEREHAEKLMAFQNKRGGRVILQDVKKPEQDEWGNGLEAMQRALQMEKDVNQSLLDLHKLSSDHMDPHLCDFLERHYLDEQVKMIKKLGDHITNLKRLGAPENGLGEYLFDRLTLS; encoded by the exons ATGGCCTCCCAAGTGTGTCAGAACTACCACAAGGACTGTGAGGATGCTGTTAACAAGCAGATCAACCTGGAGCTCTATTCCTCCTATGTTTACCTCTCCATG TCCTCTTACTTTGACCGGGATGATGTTGCCCTGTGTCACTTTGCTGAGTTCTTCAAGGAGCAGTTCCATGAGGAACGGGAACACGCTGAGAAACTGATGGCATTCCAGAATAAACGTGGAGGCCGAGTCATCCTGCAGGATGTCAAG AAGCCAGAGCAGGATGAGTGGGGCAATGGTCTGGAGGCAATGCAGAGAGCTCTGCAGATGGAGAAGGATGTGAACCAGAGTCTGCTGGATCTGCACAAACTCTCCTCTGACCACATGGACCCTCAT ctgtgtgacttcctggagaggcactacttggatgagcaagtgaagatgatcaagaagctgggagatcacatcaccaacctgaagagactgggagcccctgagaatggcctgggagagtacctgtttgacaggctcaccCTGAGCTGA
- the LOC122542151 gene encoding ferritin heavy chain, oocyte isoform-like — MASQVCQNYHKDCEDAVNKQINLELYSSYVYLSMSSYFDRDDVALRHFAEFFKEQSHEEREHAEKLMAFQNKRGGRVLLQDVKKPEQDEWGNGLEAMQRALQMEKDVNQSLLDLHKLSSDHTDPHLCDFLERHYLDEQVKMIKKLGDHITNLKRLGAPENGLGEYLFDRLTLS, encoded by the exons ATGGCCTCCCAAGTGTGTCAGAACTACCACAAGGACTGTGAGGATGCTGTTAACAAGCAGATCAACCTGGAGCTCTATTCCTCCTATGTTTACCTCTCCATG TCCTCTTACTTTGACCGGGATGATGTTGCCCTGCGTCACTTTGCTGAGTTCTTCAAGGAGCAGTCCCATGAGGAACGGGAACACGCTGAGAAACTGATGGCATTCCAGAATAAACGTGGAGGTCGAGTCCTCCTGCAAGATGTCAAG AAGCCAGAGCAGGATGAGTGGGGCAATGGTCTGGAGGCAATGCAGAGAGCTCTGCAGATGGAGAAGGATGTGAACCAGAGTCTGCTGGATCTGCACAAACTCTCCTCTGACCACACGGACCCTCAT ctgtgtgacttcctggagaggcactacttggatgagcaagtgaagatgatcaagaagctgggagatcacatcaccaacctgaagagactgggagcccctgagaatggcctgggagagtacctgtttgacaggctcaccCTGAGCTGA